A single Cyclopterus lumpus isolate fCycLum1 chromosome 3, fCycLum1.pri, whole genome shotgun sequence DNA region contains:
- the LOC117751321 gene encoding synaptotagmin-5, producing MSQYTLRVQLQILLAVGLAVFCYCLVLGCVLCYRRRKSVSPANKEAVFLSPHSVERVTVTVTPSPCTQPVKQQYEELDGDVLEFPSSKSTSSPSEDDLTGLPFDHSPTRLVQSPGSSFPLRRLSTPAVPCASNKPQHHGRASLPSLTKLGLVSRSRRVMGRRSTVSGEGFLYAESSRLSAGAASAPVQEGELYLSQYGSNFLSNSFKPAPLLHFSLLFSSACGTLMVNILGLSGASRRRAGLFVRASLPPLCPTPQQIASRRRSLSSDLHGESFVLQVGSMEELRGCTLRLAVYSRDFSGLREAALGVLELPCEQMDLEPNTTSTYTRQLSSSKSKLKKSVSSQETLGRRKSSVSAPRPLGQLFILLQYQPPAQRIKVMVRKAENLAKLTRIPGAPDHYVVINLCQDEKVIVTKETKGAGGTNPVWNAPFLFDLPSGDITQLPLVLEFIVMQGRLYTKSSTLGRVLIGSDTSEAGQGHWKEMCSRGQIETARWHTIQSDVL from the exons ATGTCGCAGTACACTCTGAGAG TTCAGCTGCAGATCCTGCTGGCTGTGGGTCTGGCTGTGTTCTGCTACTGCCTGGTTCTCGGCTGCGTCCTTTGCTATCGCAGAAGGAAGAGTGTTTCACCGGCGAACAAGGAGGCCGTTTTCCTGTCTCCGCATTCCGTTGAGAGGGTGACTGTGACCGTGACTCCGTCGCCGTGCACCCAGCCTGTCAAGCAGCAGTACGAGGAGCTGGATGGCGACGTGCTGGAGTTCCCTTCCTCTAAAAGCACCTCTTCTCCCTCCGAGGATGACCTCACCGGCCTGCCCTTTGACCACAGCCCAACCAGACTGGTGCAATCTCCTGGGTCTTCTTTCCCGTTGCGTCGCCTCAGCACCCCGGCGGTTCCCTGCGCATCCAACAAGCCTCAGCATCACGGCAGAGCCTCCCTGCCCTCCCTCACTAAGCTGGGCCTGGTGTCCAGGTCCCGTCGGGTGATGGGTCGCCGCAGCACCGTGAGCGGCGAAGGTTTTCTTTACGCCGAGAGCAGCCGACTAAGTGCCGGTGCTGCCAGCGCTCCTGTCCAGGAGGGGGAGCTATATCTCTCTCAGTATGGCTCTAACTTTCTCTCCAACTCCTTCAAGCCggctcctctccttcacttctccctgctcttctcctCAGCCTGTGGCACCCTGATGGTCAACATCCTGGGGCTCTCGGGGGCCAGCCGAAGGCGCGCCGGGTTGTTTGTCCGGGCCAGCCTTCCTCCCCTCTGCCCCACCCCTCAGCAGATAGCCTCTCGGCGCCGCAGCCTCAGCTCGGACCTCCACGGCGAGAGCTTCGTGCTGCAGGTGGGCTCCATGGAAGAGCTGCGCGGCTGCACCTTGAGACTTGCTGTCTACAGCAGGGACTTCTCAGGCCTGAGGGAGGCCGCGCTGGGGGTGCTGGAGCTGCCCTGTGAGCAGATGGATTTGGAGCCTAACACCACCAGCACCTACACCAGGCAGCTCAGCTCGTCCAAAAGCAAGCTGAAAAAG AGTGTGAGTTCCCAGGAAACATTGGGTCGCAGGAAGAGCTCGGTGTCTGCGCCGCGGCCTTTGGGCCAGCTGTTCATCCTGCTGCAGTACCAACCGCCGGCACAGCGCATCAAGGTGATGGTCCGAAAAGCTGAGAATCTGGCCAAGCTCACACGGATCCCAGGAGCTCCAG ACCACTACGTTGTCATCAACCTGTGTCAGGATGAGAAAGTAATTGTTACCAAGGAGACTAAAGGGGCCGGCGGCACGAACCCCGTCTGGAACGCCCCATTCCTGTTCGACCTGCCCTCTGGAGACATCACTCAGCTGCCATTGGTGCTTGAGTTTATAGTCATGCAG GGCCGTCTCTACACTAAGAGCAGCACTCTGGGTCGTGTGTTGATTGGCAGCGATACCTCAGAGGCAGGACAGGGACACTGGAAGGAAATGTGCAGTCGTGGGCAAATTGAGACGGCTCGCTGGCACACCATCCAATCAGATGTGCTGTAG
- the LOC117728804 gene encoding semaphorin-7A-like → MLPLFLTAYLLCLRSLTATTTLLPRMTFTEKETAMKRLPLPGHHAPIEIVVEGEPDTVIAAGPKHLNSLNFQNPQKTPVEIHVLWTECIDPGPPPTLRADCNYNITLVHKREEANQLFLCGTNGKETLCCDMNLSEQSPGCLPLEKMEKIKGSIRKFVIKEGEPFALLDSPESDLYITYSGSQDNVGIHKFGKNRVTPARHNKEQHYVGLVLSRQREPLKSRVYAFYREKNRDRGLYSEMWIPFVARVCTGDRGGPKNILQYSWTSQMNARLFCGDTDSRQHFSELVDVATVQADQWQDTRVYALFRNEWGRSAVCVYTIRDIDHIFTTSPFKGKDVQSNRPRECVEDSTKIQPDVLRMIETYSEMEQWVRPEKNSGPLLSNHHSYTHIHVHGSRSNHNVLFLSLNNGGIHKVMQNKSQTFIIAEYQPFNHRTHVVSIGLHPSSGKLYVSSRNELVQLNVANCAQYGDSCELCVLARDPYCGWNGTHCTPETDGTLQDLTHGNHAICLTVSKVQLHEKVFRGSTATHADEAKGSVTLPPESKHFLRCPVSSHHAQYSWRHLGSNTSCSSREQQCLLLIDSMGPEHVGAYTCVSEEMGHRRVLAQHQLQLEGRAAGRSSSPLIWLCLMAVVIKSLS, encoded by the exons ATGCTGCCCTTATTTCTAACGGCATATCTTTTATGTCTCCGGAGTTTAACAGCGACAACGACGCTTTTACCGAGGATGACGTTCACAGAGAAAG AGACAGCAATGAAAAGGTTACCGCTACCCGGACACCACGCACCCATAGAGATCGTTGTGGAAGGAGAGCCGGACACCGTGATAGCCGCTGGGCCAAAACACCTCAACTCACTCAACTTCCAAAATCCTCAGAAG ACACCTGTGGAAATTCACGTGTTGTGGACGGAGTGCATCGACCCCGGGCCTCCACCGACACTGAGAGCA GATTGCAACTATAACATCACATTGGTCcacaagagggaggaggccaACCAGCTGTTTCTGTGCGGGACCAACGGCAAGGAGACCCTGTGCTGTGACATG AATTTATCAGAGCAGTCACCCGGGTGCCTTCCCTTGgaaaaaatggagaaaataaaagggaGCATCAGGAAATTTGTCATAAAGGAAGGTGAACCGTTTGCCCTACTGG ACTCTCCAGAAAGTGATCTCTATATTACATACTCTGGATCTCAAGACAATGTTGGCATCCACAAGTTTGGGAAAAACAGAGTTACACCGGCAAGACACAATAAAG AGCAGCACTATGTGGGTTTGGTGctcagcagacagagagaaccCCTGAAGAGTCGAGTATATGCCTTCTACAGGgagaaaaacagagacagaggcTTGTACAGTGAAATGTGGATCCCTTTTGTGGCCCGGGTTTGCACG GGGGATCGTGGCGGTCCCAAGAACATCTTGCAGTACAGCTGGACGTCCCAGATGAATGCCAGGCTCTTCTGTGGAGACACCGACAGCCGACAGCATTTCTCTGAGCTGGTGGACGTGGCCACTGTGCAGGCAGACCAGTGGCAGGACACCAGGGTTTACGCACTCTTCCGAAATGAATG ggGTAGGAGTGCTGTGTGCGTCTACACCATCCGAGATATTGATCACATCTTCACAACCTCCCCATTTAAAGGCAAGGACGTGCAAAGCAACCGGCCTAGAGAG TGTGTTGAAGACAGCACAAAGATTCAACCAGACGTCCTGAGGATGATCGAGACATATTCGGAGATGGAGCAATGGGTCCGGCCTGAGAAGAACTCCGGCCCGCTCCTTTCTAATCACCACAGCTACACCCACATCCACGTCCATGGTTCCCGGAGCAACCATAATGTCCTGTTCCTGTCTCTCA ATAATGGAGGGATTCATAAGGTGATGCAGaataaaagtcaaacatttATCATCGCTGAGTATCAACCTTTCAACCACAGGACCCACGTCGTCAGCATCGGCCTCCACCCCTCTTCT GGTAAGCTGTATGTGAGCTCCAGAAATGAACTGGTCCAACTAAATGTGGCAAACTGTGCCCAGTATGGGGACAGCTGTGAGCTATGCGTCTTGGCCAGAGATCCCTACTGTGGCTGGAACGGCACCCACTGCACCCCTGAGACAGA TGGCACGCTGCAGGATCTGACCCATGGGAACCATGCCATCTGCTTGACTGTGTCAAAGGTTCAGCTCCATGAAAAAG TGTTTCGAGGTTCCACTGCAACACATGCAGACGAGGCCAAGGGCAGCGTCACACTTCCCCCCGAGTCCAAGCATTTCCTCCGGTGCCCGGTGTCGTCCCATCACGCCCAGTACAGCTGGCGTCACCTTGGAAGCAACACAAGCTGCAGCTCGAGGGAGCAGCAGTGCCTTCTCCTGATCGACAGCATGGGCCCCGAGCACGTGGGAGCGTACACATGTGTGTCGGAGGAGATGGGCCACAGAAGAGTGCTGGCGCAGCACCAACTCCAGCTGGAGGGCCGGGCGGCGGGTCGGTCATCGAGCCCACTGATCTGGCTTTGTCTCATGGCTGTTGTGATCAAGAGTTTGTCCTGA